Proteins from a single region of Streptomyces sp. TN58:
- a CDS encoding LamG-like jellyroll fold domain-containing protein, with protein MTDGTNPPSSPQPEPAHGSGGYGFPPGPPAQSGYGYPSGGGGYGYPQSGQQPNPYQQDAQGQSWQQDAAQPWQPAPAPGPAQPGFTRLAGPEIPGASEQPDWEAMADRSETARRKKKRWTLIGGVTALALLAGGGTFFLLAGDGEGPDGGNAQPSQSASPEPGDSKSPAAYTATVAGDDTLLRDSYGSMGIRLGPDLKLGPLGKRFQVVGRGNRNSWAQSAEPVVDVTKSFTITARAYSSATKGSRIVMSQGDGESFSFELGVNEVNGKQAWIFRVQTGDKGAAATTRTVTAEGVPLFKKATLLMATYDAEKKNIALYVDGKKAGETEVPPIWQAPGPLQLGRSKHHNIWTGPWQGALHNIKVYNAAFSAEQAAAYKEGKLGPAPKPTHAWLLT; from the coding sequence ATGACCGACGGCACGAATCCCCCGAGCAGCCCGCAGCCCGAGCCCGCCCACGGCAGCGGCGGATACGGGTTCCCGCCGGGACCGCCCGCCCAGAGCGGTTACGGCTACCCGTCCGGAGGCGGCGGCTACGGCTACCCGCAGTCCGGGCAGCAGCCGAACCCCTACCAGCAGGACGCGCAGGGCCAGTCCTGGCAGCAGGACGCGGCACAGCCCTGGCAGCCGGCGCCCGCCCCCGGCCCGGCCCAGCCGGGCTTCACGCGCCTTGCCGGTCCGGAGATACCCGGTGCCTCGGAGCAGCCGGACTGGGAGGCCATGGCCGATCGCTCCGAGACCGCGCGGCGCAAGAAGAAGCGGTGGACGCTGATCGGCGGAGTGACCGCACTGGCGCTGCTGGCCGGCGGCGGAACGTTCTTCCTGCTGGCCGGCGACGGCGAGGGTCCCGACGGGGGGAACGCCCAGCCCTCACAGTCCGCCTCGCCCGAGCCGGGGGACTCCAAGTCGCCGGCCGCCTACACGGCCACCGTCGCGGGTGACGACACCCTGCTGCGCGACAGCTACGGCTCGATGGGCATCCGGCTGGGCCCCGACCTCAAGCTCGGCCCGCTGGGCAAGCGGTTCCAGGTGGTCGGCCGGGGCAACAGGAACTCGTGGGCACAGTCCGCCGAGCCGGTCGTGGACGTCACCAAGAGCTTCACGATCACGGCGCGCGCCTACAGCTCCGCGACCAAGGGCTCGCGGATCGTCATGAGCCAGGGAGACGGGGAGTCCTTCTCCTTCGAGCTCGGCGTGAACGAGGTGAACGGCAAGCAGGCGTGGATCTTCCGGGTGCAGACGGGCGACAAGGGCGCCGCGGCGACCACGAGGACCGTCACCGCCGAGGGGGTCCCCCTCTTCAAGAAGGCGACCCTGCTGATGGCGACGTACGACGCGGAGAAGAAGAACATCGCCCTCTACGTGGACGGCAAGAAGGCCGGTGAGACCGAGGTGCCGCCCATCTGGCAGGCTCCCGGCCCGCTCCAGCTCGGCCGGTCCAAGCACCACAACATCTGGACGGGTCCGTGGCAGGGCGCGCTGCACAACATCAAGGTGTACAACGCGGCGTTCTCGGCGGAGCAGGCCGCGGCGTACAAGGAGGGCAAGCTCGGCCCCGCGCCGAAGCCGACCCACGCCTGGCTGCTGACCTGA
- a CDS encoding M23 family metallopeptidase — translation MSAKRVITRSTRITVGATLGAVLALGAGTTAAFADAPQTAPAAATADVAAAAKKAGLWDKPLEKYTLSATFGKGGSMWARKHSGQDFAVPVGTPVKAVAAGVVVKAGPNGGGDGPAYGNAVVIKHANNKYSQYAHLSKINVKVGQKVSVKQRIALSGNTGNSSGPHLHFEIRTTPNYGSALNPVAFLRTNGVSI, via the coding sequence ATGTCCGCGAAGCGCGTCATCACCCGTTCTACCCGTATCACCGTCGGCGCAACCCTCGGTGCTGTGCTGGCTCTCGGGGCCGGGACGACCGCCGCCTTCGCCGACGCCCCGCAGACGGCTCCCGCGGCCGCCACCGCCGACGTCGCCGCGGCGGCGAAGAAGGCCGGCCTCTGGGACAAGCCGCTGGAGAAGTACACGCTGTCCGCGACCTTTGGCAAGGGCGGCAGCATGTGGGCCCGCAAGCACTCCGGCCAGGACTTCGCCGTCCCGGTCGGCACCCCGGTCAAGGCCGTGGCCGCCGGCGTGGTCGTCAAGGCCGGCCCCAACGGCGGCGGCGACGGCCCCGCCTACGGCAACGCCGTCGTGATCAAGCACGCGAACAACAAGTACTCCCAGTACGCGCACCTGTCGAAGATCAACGTCAAGGTGGGCCAGAAGGTCTCCGTCAAGCAGCGCATCGCGCTGTCGGGCAACACCGGCAACTCCAGCGGCCCGCACCTGCACTTCGAGATCCGCACCACCCCGAACTACGGCTCGGCTCTCAACCCGGTGGCCTTCCTGCGCACCAACGGCGTCAGCATCTGA